In the genome of Manis javanica isolate MJ-LG chromosome 17, MJ_LKY, whole genome shotgun sequence, one region contains:
- the ASPDH gene encoding aspartate dehydrogenase domain-containing protein isoform X3, with translation MALHRAPRRVGVVGYGRLGQSLVSQLLTQGPELGLELVFVWNRDPSRMAGSVPRSLQLQNLAAVVERHPDLVVEVAHPKIIHESGAQILRHANLLVGSPSALADQATERQLREASHCWGHAVFVARGALWGIEDIARLDAAGGLQSLRVTMATHPDGFRLEGPLAAVHSTRPRTVLYEGPVRGLCPFAPRNSNTMAAAALAAPSLGFDHVIAVLVADLRLLPAPLHAGDPSLLRPPSSRGHPRLIHLPPPPSRHCPGLGPRTSLLSQ, from the exons ATGGCCCTCCACAGGGCCCCGAGGAGGGTGGGAGTGGTGGGCTATGGCCGCCTTG GACAGTCCCTTGTCTCCCAGCTGCTGACTCAGGGACCAGAATTGGGCCTAGAACTTGTTTTTGTCTGGAATCGTGACCCAAGCCGAATGGCAGGGAGTGTGCCCCGTTCTCTGCAGCTCCAGAACCTCGCTGCCGTTGTGGAGAG gcACCCTGACCTTGTGGTGGAAGTAGCCCACCCCAAAATAATCCACGAATCTGGGGCACAAATCCTGCGCCACGCCAATCTCCTG GTGGGGTCCCCCTCAGCCCTGGCTGACCAGGCCACAGAACGGCAGCTCCGGGAGGCCTCGCACTGCTGGGGCCATGCTGTGTTTGTGGCCCGGGGGGCCCTGTGGGGCATTGAGGATATTGCCAGATTGGACGCGGCCGGGGGCCTCCAG AGCCTCCGTGTCACCATGGCCACACACCCTGATGGCTTCCGGCTCGAGGGACCCCTGGCGGCAGTACACAGCACCAGGCCTCGCACTGTACTCTACGAAGGCCCTGTGCGTGGACTCTGTCCCTTTGCCCCTAGAAACTCCAACACCATGGCCGCTGCTGCCCTAGCCGCCCCCAGCCTGGGCTTTGACCATGTGATAGCGGTGCTTGTGGCTGATCTCAG GCTGCTGCCGGCTCCCCTCCACGCCGGGGATCCATCTCTGCTGAGGCCTCCTTCTTCCCGAGGTCACCCTCGTCTCATTCATCTCCCACCACCACCGTCCCGCCACTGCCCTGGCCTGGGTCCCCGGACCTCCCTCCTGTCTCAGTAA
- the ASPDH gene encoding aspartate dehydrogenase domain-containing protein isoform X2, with protein MAALSLVSQLLTQGPELGLELVFVWNRDPSRMAGSVPRSLQLQNLAAVVERHPDLVVEVAHPKIIHESGAQILRHANLLVGSPSALADQATERQLREASHCWGHAVFVARGALWGIEDIARLDAAGGLQSLRVTMATHPDGFRLEGPLAAVHSTRPRTVLYEGPVRGLCPFAPRNSNTMAAAALAAPSLGFDHVIAVLVADLSLTDMHVVDVELTGPPGPTGRSFAVRTHRENPAEPGAVTGSATITTFWRSLLGCCRLPSTPGIHLC; from the exons ATGGCCGCCTTG TCCCTTGTCTCCCAGCTGCTGACTCAGGGACCAGAATTGGGCCTAGAACTTGTTTTTGTCTGGAATCGTGACCCAAGCCGAATGGCAGGGAGTGTGCCCCGTTCTCTGCAGCTCCAGAACCTCGCTGCCGTTGTGGAGAG gcACCCTGACCTTGTGGTGGAAGTAGCCCACCCCAAAATAATCCACGAATCTGGGGCACAAATCCTGCGCCACGCCAATCTCCTG GTGGGGTCCCCCTCAGCCCTGGCTGACCAGGCCACAGAACGGCAGCTCCGGGAGGCCTCGCACTGCTGGGGCCATGCTGTGTTTGTGGCCCGGGGGGCCCTGTGGGGCATTGAGGATATTGCCAGATTGGACGCGGCCGGGGGCCTCCAG AGCCTCCGTGTCACCATGGCCACACACCCTGATGGCTTCCGGCTCGAGGGACCCCTGGCGGCAGTACACAGCACCAGGCCTCGCACTGTACTCTACGAAGGCCCTGTGCGTGGACTCTGTCCCTTTGCCCCTAGAAACTCCAACACCATGGCCGCTGCTGCCCTAGCCGCCCCCAGCCTGGGCTTTGACCATGTGATAGCGGTGCTTGTGGCTGATCTCAG CCTCACGGACATGCATGTGGTGGATGTGGAGCTGACTGGACCCCCAGGCCCCACAGGCCGGAGCTTTGCTGTGCGCACCCACAGAGAGAACCCTGCCGAGCCAGGCGCTGTCACCGGCTCCGCCACTATCACCACCTTCTGGCGCAGCCTCCTGG GCTGCTGCCGGCTCCCCTCCACGCCGGGGATCCATCTCTGCTGA
- the JOSD2 gene encoding josephin-2: protein MSQAPGAQPSPPPSVYHERQRLELCAVHALNNVLQQQLFSQEAADEICKRLAPDSRLNPHRSLLGTGNYDVNVIMAALQGLGLATVWWDRRRPLSQLALPQVLGLILNLPSPMSLGLLSLPVRRRHWVALRQVDGVYYNLDSKLRAPEALGDEDGVRAFLAAALAQGLCEVLLVVTKEVEDTGCWLRTD from the exons ATGTCCCAGGCCCCGGGAGCACAGCCAAGCCCGCCACCCTCCGTGTACCACGAACGGCAACGCCTGGAGCTGTGCGCCGTTCACGCCCTCAACAACGTCCTCCAGCAGCAGCTCTTTAGCCAGGAGGCTGCCGATGAGATCTGCAAGAG GTTGGCCCCAGACTCCCGGCTGAACCCCCATCGCAGCCTCCTGGGCACCGGCAACTATGACGTCAACGTGATCATGGCTGCCCTGCAGGGTCTGGGCCTGGCCACCGTGTGGTGGGACCGGAGGCG GCCTCTGTCCCAGCTGGCCCTGCCCCAGGTGCTGGGGCTGATCCTCAACCTGCCCTCGCCCATGTCACTGGGGCTGCTGTCCCTGCCAGTGCGCCGGAGGCACTGGGTGGCCCTGCGCCAGGTGGACGGCGTCTACTACAACCTGGACTCCAAGCTGCGGGCACCTGAGGCCCTGGGGGATGAGGACGGGGTCAG AGCCTTCTTGGCTGCTGCTCTGGCTCAGGGCCTGTGCGAGGTGCTGCTGGTGGTGACCAAGGAGGTGGAGGACACGGGCTGCTGGCTGCGGACAGACTGA
- the ASPDH gene encoding aspartate dehydrogenase domain-containing protein isoform X1, with protein sequence MALHRAPRRVGVVGYGRLGQSLVSQLLTQGPELGLELVFVWNRDPSRMAGSVPRSLQLQNLAAVVERHPDLVVEVAHPKIIHESGAQILRHANLLVGSPSALADQATERQLREASHCWGHAVFVARGALWGIEDIARLDAAGGLQSLRVTMATHPDGFRLEGPLAAVHSTRPRTVLYEGPVRGLCPFAPRNSNTMAAAALAAPSLGFDHVIAVLVADLSLTDMHVVDVELTGPPGPTGRSFAVRTHRENPAEPGAVTGSATITTFWRSLLGCCRLPSTPGIHLC encoded by the exons ATGGCCCTCCACAGGGCCCCGAGGAGGGTGGGAGTGGTGGGCTATGGCCGCCTTG GACAGTCCCTTGTCTCCCAGCTGCTGACTCAGGGACCAGAATTGGGCCTAGAACTTGTTTTTGTCTGGAATCGTGACCCAAGCCGAATGGCAGGGAGTGTGCCCCGTTCTCTGCAGCTCCAGAACCTCGCTGCCGTTGTGGAGAG gcACCCTGACCTTGTGGTGGAAGTAGCCCACCCCAAAATAATCCACGAATCTGGGGCACAAATCCTGCGCCACGCCAATCTCCTG GTGGGGTCCCCCTCAGCCCTGGCTGACCAGGCCACAGAACGGCAGCTCCGGGAGGCCTCGCACTGCTGGGGCCATGCTGTGTTTGTGGCCCGGGGGGCCCTGTGGGGCATTGAGGATATTGCCAGATTGGACGCGGCCGGGGGCCTCCAG AGCCTCCGTGTCACCATGGCCACACACCCTGATGGCTTCCGGCTCGAGGGACCCCTGGCGGCAGTACACAGCACCAGGCCTCGCACTGTACTCTACGAAGGCCCTGTGCGTGGACTCTGTCCCTTTGCCCCTAGAAACTCCAACACCATGGCCGCTGCTGCCCTAGCCGCCCCCAGCCTGGGCTTTGACCATGTGATAGCGGTGCTTGTGGCTGATCTCAG CCTCACGGACATGCATGTGGTGGATGTGGAGCTGACTGGACCCCCAGGCCCCACAGGCCGGAGCTTTGCTGTGCGCACCCACAGAGAGAACCCTGCCGAGCCAGGCGCTGTCACCGGCTCCGCCACTATCACCACCTTCTGGCGCAGCCTCCTGG GCTGCTGCCGGCTCCCCTCCACGCCGGGGATCCATCTCTGCTGA
- the LRRC4B gene encoding leucine-rich repeat-containing protein 4B, translated as MACAHGSPCPPPLPGRMSWPHGALLFLWLFSPPLGAGGGGVALTSAAGGGSPPATSCPAACSCSNQASRVICTRRELAEVPASIPVNTRYLNLQENGIQVIRTDTFKHLRHLEILQLSKNLVRKIEVGAFNGLPSLNTLELFDNRLTTVPTQAFEYLSKLRELWLRNNPIESIPSYAFNRVPSLRRLDLGELKRLEYISEAAFEGLVNLRYLNLGMCNLKDIPNLTALVRLEELELSGNRLDLIRPGSFQGLTSLRKLWLMHAQVATIERNAFDDLKSLEELNLSHNNLMSLPHDLFTPLHRLERVHLNHNPWHCNCDVLWLSWWLKETVPSNTTCCARCHAPAGLKGRYIGELDQSHFTCYAPVIVEPPTDLNVTEGMAAELKCRTGTSMTSVNWLTPNGTLMTHGSYRVRISVLHDGTLNFTNVTVQDTGQYTCMVTNSAGNTTASATLNVSAVDPVAAGGAGGGGGSPGGGGGGGGGSGGYTYFTTVTVETLETQPGEEALQPRGTEKEPPGPTTDGAWGGGRPGDAAGPASSSTTAPAPRSSRPTEKAFTVPITDVTENALKDLDDVMKTTKIIIGCFVAITFMAAVMLVAFYKLRKQHQLHKHHGPTRTVEIINVEDELPAASAVSVAAAAAAVAGGGGVGGDSHLALPALERDHLNHHHYVAAAFKAHYSGNPSGGGKGPPGLNSIHEPLLFKSGSKENVQETQI; from the exons ATGGCGTGCGCCCACggctccccgtgccccccaccgcTGCCCGGTAGGATGTCCTGGCCCCACGGGGCCCTGCTCTTCCTCTggctcttctccccacccctggggGCCGGCGGGGGCGGCGTGGCCTTGACGTCTGCTGCCGGAGGGGGCTCCCCGCCAGCCACCTCCTGCCCCGCGGCCTGCTCCTGCAGCAACCAGGCCAGCCGGGTGATCTGCACGCGGAGAGAGCTGGCCGAGGTCCCAGCCAGCATCCCTGTCAACACGCGGTACCTGAACCTGCAGGAGAACGGCATCCAG GTGATCCGGACGGACACATTCAAGCACCTGCGGCACCTGGAGATCCTGCAGCTGAGCAAGAACCTGGTGCGCAAGATCGAGGTGGGCGCCTTCAATGGGCTGCCCAGCCTCAACACGCTGGAGCTGTTTGACAACCGGCTGACCACCGTGCCCACGCAGGCCTTCGAGTACCTGTCCAAGCTGCGCGAGCTCTGGCTGCGCAACAACCCCATCGAGAGCATCCCCTCCTACGCCTTCAACCGCGTGCCCTCGCTGCGGCGCCTCGACCTGGGTGAGCTCAAGCGGCTGGAGTACATCTCGGAGGCGGCCTTCGAGGGCCTGGTCAACCTGCGCTACCTCAACCTGGGCATGTGCAACCTCAAGGACATCCCCAACCTGACAGCCCTGGTGCGCCTGGAGGAGCTGGAGTTGTCAGGCAACCGTCTGGACCTGATCCGGCCCGGCTCCTTCCAGGGCCTCACCAGCCTGCGGAAGCTGTGGCTGATGCACGCCCAAGTGGCCACCATCGAGCGCAACGCCTTCGACGACCTCAAGTCGCTGGAGGAGCTCAACCTGTCCCACAACAACCTGATGTCGCTGCCCCACGACCTCTTCACACCCCTGCACCGCCTGGAGCGTGTCCACCTCAACCATAACCCCTGGCACTGCAACTGCGACGTGCTCTGGCTGAGCTGGTGGCTCAAAGAGACGGTGCCCAGCAACACGACGTGCTGCGCCCGCTGCCATGCGCCCGCCGGCCTCAAGGGTCGCTACATCGGCGAGCTGGACCAGTCACACTTCACGTGCTATGCGCCCGTCATTGTGGAGCCGCCCACGGACCTCAACGTCACCGAGGGCATGGCCGCTGAGCTCAAGTGCCGCACGGGCACCTCCATGACCTCCGTCAACTGGCTGACGCCCAACGGCACCCTCATGACCCACGGCTCCTACCGCGTGCGCATCTCCGTCCTGCACGACGGCACGCTCAACTTCACCAATGTCACCGTGCAGGACACGGGCCAGTACACATGCATGGTGACGAACTCAGCCGGCAACACCACTGCCTCGGCCACACTCAACGTCTCTGCCGTGGACCCCGTGGCGGCTGGCGGCGCCGGGGGAGGCGGGGGCAGCCCagggggcggcgggggcggcggagGGGGCAGTGGCGGCTACACCTACTTCACCACGGTGACAGTGGAAACCCTGGAGACGCAGCCCGGAGAGGAGGCCCTGCAGCCGCGGGGGACGGAAAAGGAGCCGCCGGGGCCCACGACGGACGGTGCCTGGGGCGGGGGCCGGCCCGGGGATGCGGCGGGCCCAGCCTCGTCGTCCACCACGGCGCCCGCCCCGCGCTCCTCGCGGCCCACCGAGAAGGCGTTCACGGTGCCCATCACGGACGTGACGGAGAACGCCCTCAAGGACCTGGACGACGTCATGAAGACCACCAAGATCATCATCGGCTGCTTCGTGGCCATCACGTTCATGGCCGCCGTCATGCTGGTGGCCTTCTACAAGCTGCGCAAGCAGCACCAGCTCCATAAGCACCACGGGCCCACGCGCACCGTGGAGATCATCAACGTGGAGGACGAGCTGCCCGCCGCCTCCGCCGTGTCcgtggccgccgccgccgcggccgtGGCTGGCGGGGGCGGCGTCGGCGGGGACAGCCACCTGGCCCTGCCCGCCCTGGAGCGCGACCACCTCAACCACCACCACTACGTGGCGGCCGCCTTCAAGGCGCACTACAGCGGCAACCCCAGCGGCGGGGGCAAGGGCCCGCCCGGCCTCAACTCCATCCACGAACCTCTGCTCTTCAAGAGCGGCTCCAAGGAGAACGTGCAAGAGACGCAGATCTGA